TGCCTTCTGGACCAGACCGAGGGCGAACATGCCGATCGCCACGAGTGCGATCACGCGCACGGGGGTCCACCAGGACCTGCCGAGCAGGGCGCGTCGGCCCACGGGGCCGCCGATCAGCTCGCTGCCGGCCGCGGCGACCGTGTCCTCCCTGGTCGGCCGCACCGGGTCCGGCTCGTGCACGCTGGCTGGCGTCGATTCTGCACTGGGCATGGGGCACATCCTGCCGTACGCACCTGGGAACACGCGGGGGCCGCCGCACCCTGATGGATGCGGCGGCCCCTGTTTCACGTGAAACTTGCGACTGTTCCCCGTGTTTCACGTGAAACAGTCAAGCCGGACGTTTTGACCGCTAGCCGTTCGGGCCCCGGATGAATCCGCCGTCGTCCTCTTCGCCCGTTTCACTGGGTGATGTCGAGGGCGATGGACTGTTGCCGGTTCCTCCCGCATCGTTGCCGCCGTTGCCGTTGCCGTTGCTTCCGTTGTTCCCGTCGTCGCAGTTGAAGTCGAAGGGACCGCAGGACTCGGTCGGCGTGGGGGAGGGGGTGACCTCCGTCTTGCTGGGCGACGGCGTCGGGGACGGACTCGGCTTCTCCTCCGTCACGGAGGGCGAGGGAGTCGGGGTCGGCGACGGGGCGTCGTTGATGACCTCGCCGATGGGCTCGGGCTTCGGGAACTTCTCGACCTTCTCGCCCTTCATCGCGTCTTCCATGTAGTCCTGCCAGATCACGGACGGGAAGGACGCACCGTGGATCTTCTCCTCGCCACCCGTTCCGTACATCTCCAGGAACGAACGGTTCTTGATGGTCTCGTCGTCCGGGTACCGGAACATGCTGATCGCGGTCGACAGCTGCGGGGTGTAGCCGACGAACCAGGCCGACTTGTTGCCGTCCGTCGTACCGGTCTTGCCCGCCACCTCACGGCCCTGGAGCTGGGCGTTGGTGCCCGTGCCGTCCTCGACGACGGTCTTGAGGACGTCCGTGACGTTGTCCGCGACCTTCGCGGTGAACGCCTGCTTGGTCTCCACCTTGTGCGAGAAGAGCGTGCCGTCCTTGTTCGTCACCTTGGTGACCGAGAACGGATCACGCTGCTTGCCGCTGTCCGCGAAGGTGGCGTACGAGCCCGCCATGCGGATGGCACTCGGGTCCGAGACACCGATGGAGAACGAGGGGTAACCCGCTCCCGCCAGGCTGTCCTCCAGGAGTCCCGCGTCGACCGCGGACTCCTTGACCTTGTCCAGTCCGACGTCCATGCCGAGCTGGACGAACGCGGAGTTGACCGACTCCCGCATGGCCTCACGAAGGTCGATCTTGTAGTCGGGCGCCTCACCGACGGAATCCTTGCCGTCGTTCTCCTGGCGCCACTGCTCGCCCTTCTCGTTCTGCCAGATCGACCCGTCGTAGTTCTTGATCTTGAGGTTGTTCTTCCCGCTGTACAGGCTCTTCGGGGAGACGACCGTGCGCTCGTCCTGGGGCTGGGTCTCGGCGCCGTCGGGATCACGCACGCCCCACTTCATCGCCGCCGCGAGCACGTACGGCTTGAAGGTCGAACCGACCTGGGCGCCGGTGACGTCGGCGTTGTTGGTGAAGTGCTTGGTGGCGTCCTCACCGCCGTAGATGGCCTCGATGGCACCCGTCTCGGGGTTCACCGAAGCCCCGCCGAACTGGACGTGGGTGTCCTTCTCGGGGCGCTTCTTGGGGTCGATGTTCTTCTTGTAGACCTTCTGGACGGCCTTCTCGAGCTCGTCGACCTTCTTCTTGTCGAAGGTCGTGTAGATCGAGTAGCCACCCTTCTCCAGCTGCTGCTCCGACACGTCGGTGTTCTTGATCACGGAGGACTTCGCGAGCCTGACGAGGTAGCCGATCTGGCCGCCCAGCTGCGCGTTCGACTCCGGGTTCTTCCACTTGGGGAGATCGGTGTACTTCGCCCGGTCCGCCTGGCTCAGATGCCCGTACTCCACCATCTTGTCGAGGGTGTCCTGCATCTGGTTCCTGGCACGGTCCTGGTTGGCCTCGGGCGTGGCCGCCGGGTCGATCGAGGTCGATCCCGCCGGGTCGTAGTACGTGGCGCCCTTGAGGACCGCCGACAGGAAGGCACACTGCCCGGCGTTCAGGTCGACGGCGTCCACATTGAAGTACGCCCGTGAGGCGGCCTGGATGCCATAGGCGCCGCGGCCGTAGTACGCGGAGTTGAGGTAGCCCTCGAGGATGTCGTCCTTGGACACATCGGTGCCGACCTTGATCGAGACGAAGATCTCCTTCACCTTGCGGGAGATCGTCTGCGACTGGTCATTCAGCATCGCGTTCTTGACGTACTGCTGGGTGATGGTGGAGCCACCCTGCGTGTCACCGCCCTTGGCCATGTTGAACACGGCGCGGGCGATGCCCTTGGGGTCGATGCCGCTGTCGGAGTAGAACGTCTTGTTCTCCTGGGAGATGATCGCGTTGCGCATCTCCTTGGGGATCTGGGAGAGGTCGACGCTCTGCCGGTTGCGCTCACCACCCGTGGCGACCATCCGGCTGCCGTCGGCCCAGTAGTAGACGTTGTTCTGCGCCGTGGCCGAATCGTCGACGACGGGGACGCTCACCATGGCGTAGGCGATGCCCGCGGCGGCCACCATCGTGCCGAAGAAGCCGATGCACAGCCCGGAGACGAGCTTCCAGGAGGGCACCCAGCGGCGCCACCCGTCCCGGTCGTAGCGCGGATAGTCGATCATCCGCTTCTTGCCGGCCACGGCAGCTGCACGCCGGCCACCGCGGCCCGGCTCGGCCGCTCTGCGGCGGCCACCGCCCCGCTGTGCCGCGCGCCGGGCTTCGGCCCGACTGCCGTACTGACGTTCCTCGCTCTCCGGACCGTACGAGCCGGACGGAGACCCTGTGGCGTCTCGCGGCGCCGCACGGCGGCCGGAGGACGAGCCGGACTGACCGCGTCGGGCCGCGGCACGTCCGCCTCCCTGCGGCTGCGGCGCTTTGCGACGGTGCTCGCTCATCGAACGACTACTCCTCGGGCAGGCGCACCTTTGCGCACCTGGAAAAGGCGGCTGGTTTCCGGTCCCCCCGAAGTACGGATGCGGCCCCTTCCGCATTCACCCGTACTGCACCAGGGACAGGGACGCCCCCGTGCGTCACGCGGTTCCCGGTGGTTTGCATGGCGCACAGACTACGCACCGCCAAAACCCCCGAGTCCCGAAGTTCACCTCAAATCAGGCAACTTGCTCACGATGAAACCCTGATGTGATCCCGTTCACCACGTCCGCTCTTGTCGCACGCGCAACCTCGTTCTATCGTGCTGATGTATCGACTCGATACATCAGAGCGGCATAAGGGCGAGAGGAGGCGACGATGAGCCGGCGATCCGGCATCCTCGAGTTCGCCGTACTCGGCCTGCTCCGCGAGTCCCCCATGCACGGCTATGAGCTGCGCAAACGGCTCAACACATCACTGGGTGTGTTCCGGGCGTTCAGCTACGGGACGCTCTATCCCTGCCTCAAGACGCTGGTCGCCAACGGCTGGTTGATCGAGGAACCCGGGAACATCGGCGAGGCCGCGGCCTCCCTCACGGGACGTCGCGCCAAGATCGTCTACCGGTTGACGGCCGACGGTAAGGAACATTTCGAGCAGCTCCTTTCACAGACGGGCCCGGACGCGTACGACGACGAGACGTTCGCCGCTCGCTTCGCGTTCTTCGGGCAGACGTCGCGTGACGTACGCATGCGCGTGCTCGAGGGCCGGCGCAGCCGGCTGGAGGAGCGCCTGGAGAAGATGAGGGCCTCCCTGGCCCGCACCCGGGAGCGGCTCGACGACTACACGCTTGAGCTGCAGCGCCACGGAATGGAGTCCGTGGAGCGCGAGGTGCGCTGGCTGAACGAGCTCATCGAGAGCGAGCGGGCGGGGCGGGATCTGCGAGGTCCCGTCGCCGAGGGGACCGCACATCAGGACACGACATCTGGAGCGACGGGCGGCCTGCCCCGGCCGGGGGACGAACCCCTGCCGGATACGCCCGGCGACACCGCCACGTGAGCGCCCAGTCAGGGCCTCACTCGTACACACAGGGAGCAACCGGAATGGGTTCGGTTCGCGTAGCCATCGTCGGTGTGGGCAACTGCGCCGCATCGCTGGTTCAGGGCGTCGAGTACTACAAGGACGCCGATGCGGAGTCCAAGGTCCCGGGCCTGATGCACGTCCAGTTCGGCGACTACCACGTCCGCGACATCGAGTTCGTCGCCGCCTTCGACGTGGACGCCAAGAAGGTCGGCCTGGATCTCGCGGACGCCATCGGCGCCTCCGAGAACAACACCATCAAGATCTGCGACGTGCCGAACAGCGGCGTCCAGGTCCAGCGCGGCCACACGCTCGACGGTCTCGGCAAGTACTACCGCGAGACCATCGAGGAGTCCGCCGAGGAGCCGGCCGACATCGTCAAGGTCCTCAAGGACAAGCAGGTCGACGTCCTGGTCTGCTACCTGCCCGTCGGTTCCGAGGACGCGGCGAAGTACTACGCCCAGTGCGCCATCGACGCCAAGGTCGCCTTCGTCAACGCCCTCCCGGTCTTCATCGCCGGCACCAAGGAGTGGGCGGACAAGTTCACCGAGGCCGGTGTCCCGATCGTCGGTGACGACATCAAGTCGCAGGTCGGCGCCACCATCACGCACCGCGTCATGGCGAAGCTGTTCGAGGACCGGGGCGTCGTCCTGGACCGCACGATGCAGCTGAACGTCGGCGGCAACATGGACTTCAAGAACATGCTCGAGCGCGACCGCCTCGAGTCGAAGAAGATCTCCAAGACGCAGGCCGTCACCTCGCAGATCCCCGACCGGGACCTCGGCGAGAAGAACGTGCACATCGGCCCGTCCGACTACGTCGCGTGGCTGGACGACCGCAAGTGGGCCTACGTCCGCCTGGAGGGCCGCGCGTTCGGCGACGTCCCGCTGAACCTGGAGTACAAGCTCGAGGTCTGGGACTCCCCGAACTCCGCGGGTGTCATCATCGACGCCCTGCGCGCCGCGAAGATCGCCAAGGACCGCGGCATCGGCGGCCCGATCCTGTCGGCGTCGAGCTACTTCATGAAGTCCCCGCCGGTCCAGTACTTCGACGACGAGGCCCGTACCAACGTCGAGAA
The Streptomyces sp. NBC_01723 genome window above contains:
- a CDS encoding transglycosylase domain-containing protein, producing MIDYPRYDRDGWRRWVPSWKLVSGLCIGFFGTMVAAAGIAYAMVSVPVVDDSATAQNNVYYWADGSRMVATGGERNRQSVDLSQIPKEMRNAIISQENKTFYSDSGIDPKGIARAVFNMAKGGDTQGGSTITQQYVKNAMLNDQSQTISRKVKEIFVSIKVGTDVSKDDILEGYLNSAYYGRGAYGIQAASRAYFNVDAVDLNAGQCAFLSAVLKGATYYDPAGSTSIDPAATPEANQDRARNQMQDTLDKMVEYGHLSQADRAKYTDLPKWKNPESNAQLGGQIGYLVRLAKSSVIKNTDVSEQQLEKGGYSIYTTFDKKKVDELEKAVQKVYKKNIDPKKRPEKDTHVQFGGASVNPETGAIEAIYGGEDATKHFTNNADVTGAQVGSTFKPYVLAAAMKWGVRDPDGAETQPQDERTVVSPKSLYSGKNNLKIKNYDGSIWQNEKGEQWRQENDGKDSVGEAPDYKIDLREAMRESVNSAFVQLGMDVGLDKVKESAVDAGLLEDSLAGAGYPSFSIGVSDPSAIRMAGSYATFADSGKQRDPFSVTKVTNKDGTLFSHKVETKQAFTAKVADNVTDVLKTVVEDGTGTNAQLQGREVAGKTGTTDGNKSAWFVGYTPQLSTAISMFRYPDDETIKNRSFLEMYGTGGEEKIHGASFPSVIWQDYMEDAMKGEKVEKFPKPEPIGEVINDAPSPTPTPSPSVTEEKPSPSPTPSPSKTEVTPSPTPTESCGPFDFNCDDGNNGSNGNGNGGNDAGGTGNSPSPSTSPSETGEEDDGGFIRGPNG
- a CDS encoding PadR family transcriptional regulator → MSRRSGILEFAVLGLLRESPMHGYELRKRLNTSLGVFRAFSYGTLYPCLKTLVANGWLIEEPGNIGEAAASLTGRRAKIVYRLTADGKEHFEQLLSQTGPDAYDDETFAARFAFFGQTSRDVRMRVLEGRRSRLEERLEKMRASLARTRERLDDYTLELQRHGMESVEREVRWLNELIESERAGRDLRGPVAEGTAHQDTTSGATGGLPRPGDEPLPDTPGDTAT
- a CDS encoding inositol-3-phosphate synthase, whose protein sequence is MGSVRVAIVGVGNCAASLVQGVEYYKDADAESKVPGLMHVQFGDYHVRDIEFVAAFDVDAKKVGLDLADAIGASENNTIKICDVPNSGVQVQRGHTLDGLGKYYRETIEESAEEPADIVKVLKDKQVDVLVCYLPVGSEDAAKYYAQCAIDAKVAFVNALPVFIAGTKEWADKFTEAGVPIVGDDIKSQVGATITHRVMAKLFEDRGVVLDRTMQLNVGGNMDFKNMLERDRLESKKISKTQAVTSQIPDRDLGEKNVHIGPSDYVAWLDDRKWAYVRLEGRAFGDVPLNLEYKLEVWDSPNSAGVIIDALRAAKIAKDRGIGGPILSASSYFMKSPPVQYFDDEARTNVEKFIAGEVER